From a single uncultured Desulfovibrio sp. genomic region:
- a CDS encoding type 1 glutamine amidotransferase domain-containing protein, whose protein sequence is MNAQKKILMVTTSADALTNGRKTGVWLEEIAVPYLALSKAGLSITVASPKGGAVPVDPHSLDDASVAKWPDILELLKNSAPLKEIQAEGFDAIFLPGGHGTMMDFATDAELKRLLNDFAKADKIIAAVCHGPAGLVGAKKPDGSPLVAGKTITAFTDDEEIAMQLEKAVPFMLETTLRGEGANFVVGPMWVPHVEVDGKLITGQNPASSEPIAQAVLERLR, encoded by the coding sequence ATGAACGCGCAGAAAAAAATACTTATGGTTACGACCAGCGCCGATGCCCTGACCAACGGCAGAAAAACAGGCGTGTGGCTTGAAGAAATCGCAGTTCCCTATCTTGCTTTGTCAAAGGCTGGCCTCTCCATAACCGTTGCCAGCCCAAAGGGCGGGGCGGTGCCAGTTGATCCCCACAGCCTTGATGATGCGTCCGTTGCCAAATGGCCCGACATCCTTGAACTGCTGAAAAATTCTGCACCCCTCAAGGAGATTCAGGCTGAAGGCTTTGACGCCATCTTTCTGCCTGGCGGGCACGGCACCATGATGGATTTTGCCACCGATGCCGAGCTGAAACGCCTGCTCAACGATTTTGCCAAAGCAGACAAGATTATTGCGGCAGTGTGCCACGGCCCGGCTGGGCTGGTCGGTGCCAAAAAGCCTGACGGCTCCCCCCTTGTGGCGGGCAAAACCATAACGGCCTTTACCGATGATGAAGAAATTGCCATGCAGCTGGAAAAGGCCGTTCCCTTTATGCTGGAGACAACACTGCGCGGCGAAGGCGCTAACTTTGTGGTCGGCCCCATGTGGGTGCCGCATGTGGAAGTGGACGGCAAGCTCATAACCGG